The DNA region TGGCCAGTCGGTATCCCGCGCAGCTCTCCGGCGGTCAGCAGCAACGGGTCGGGGTGGCGCGCGCGCTGGCCGCCGACCCGCCGATTCTGCTGATGGACGAGCCGTTCAGCGCCGTCGACCCGGTCGTCCGCGACGAGTTGCAGGCCGAGATCCGGCGGTTGCAGGACGAGTTGCGCAAGACCATCGTGTTCGTCACCCACGACATCGACGAGGCGCTCAAGCTCGGCGATCAGGTGGCGGTGTTCGGCCGCGGCGGGGTGCTGCAGCAGTACGACCCGCCGGAGCGGCTGTTGTCGAATCCGGCCAACGACTTCGTCGCCGGGTTCGTCGGCGCCGACCGCGGCTACCGCGGCCTGCAGTTCTTCGCCGCGACCGGCCTGCCGCTGCACGACATCCGCCGCGTCGACGAGGACGGCACCGCCGCGCTGGAGCTGGCGCCCGGCGAGTGGGCGCTGGTCACCAAACCGGACGACACCCCGTACGCGTGGATCGATGCCGCGGGCGTCGCGCTGCGCCGCGCCGGCAAGTCGTTGTACGACAGCACGATCGCCGGGGGATCGCTGTTCCGGCCGGGCGGCTCGCTGCGGCAGGCCCTGGATGCGGCGCTGTCCGCGCCGTCGGGGCTGGGCGTGGCCGTCGGCGACGACGGTCGGGTCCTCGGCGGCGTGCGCGCCGAGGATGTGCTGGCGGCGCTGGCCGAACAGCGCCGCCACCGTGAGCCGCGGCAGGACTAGGCATGCGTTATCTGCTGGCGCACCTCGACACCGCCTGGGCCCTGACGGTGGTGCACCTGCGGCTGTCGCTGGTGCCGATCGTGTTCGGTCTGCTGATCGCGGTGCCGATCGGTGCGCTGGTGCAACGCACCACCACGTGGCGGCGGTTGACGACGATCACCGCCAGCATCGTCTTCACCATCCCGTCGCTGGCGCTGTTCGTGGTGCTGCCGTTGGTCATCCCGACCCGGATCCTGGACGAGGCCAACGTCATCGTCGCGCTCACGCTCTACACCGCGGCGCTGCTGGTCCGCGCGGTGCCCGAGGCCCTGGACGCGGTGCCCGACCACATCCGCGACGCCGCCACCGCCGTCGGCTACCGGCGCCGCACCCAGCTTCTCAAAGTCGAACTGCCGCTGGCGATCCCGGTCCTGGTGGCCAGCCTGCGGGTGGTCGCGGTCACCAACATCTCGATGGTGTCGGTGGGTTCGGTGATCGGCATCGGTGGGCTGGGCACCTGGTTCACCGAGGGGTATCAGGCCGACAAAAGCGATCAGATCATCGCCGGCATCATCGCGATCTTCGTGCTGGCCGTCGTCATCGACGCGCTCATCATGCTGCTGGGCCGGGCGATCACGCCCTGGGTGCGGGCCACCCGCGCGCCGCGGCGCCGGGTTATGGCCGCGAGCGGGGGGTCTGGATGAACTTCCTCTCCGAGGCGCTGTCGTTCATCTTCACCGCCGCCAACTGGGCCGGCCCGGCGGGAATGACCGCCCGCACCCTCGAGCATCTGCACTACACCGTGCTCGCCTTGCTGTTCTCGGTGCTGATCGCGGTTCCGCTGGGGATGCTCATCGGTCACACCGGCCGCGGCACGTTCCTGGTGGTGACCGGGGTCAACGCGCTGCGCGCGCTGCCCACCCTCGGCGTGCTGCTGCTCGGGGTGCTGCTGTGGGGACTGGGGCTGGTGCCGCCGACGGTCGCGCTGATGTTGCTGGGCATCCCGCCGCTGCTGGCCGGCACCTACGCCGGGATCGCCAATGTCGACGCCGGCGTGGTCGACGCCGCCCGCGCGATGGGGATGACGGAGTCGCGGGTGTTGCTGCGCGTCGAGACGCCCATCGCCCTGCCGCTGATCCTGAGCGGGCTGCGCACCGCGACCCTGCAGATCGTCGCGACGGCCACGGTGGCGGCCTACGCCAGCCTCGGCGGACTCGGCCGCTATCTGATCGACGGCATCAAGGTGCGTCAGTTCCATATCGCGCTGGTGGGGGCGCTGTTGGTGACCGCGCTCGCGCTGATTCTCGACGCCGCGTGCGCGTTGGCGGTGTGGCTTTCGGTGCCGGGTTCGGGCCGGCTGGGCCGCTGGGGTGGCCGCATGCCGCAGCCGTTGTTGAGCGATGAGGTGGCGTTGGAGTCCGGCCGCCGGCCCGGCTTAGTCGCCGACCGGGCTACGAAGCCGCGGCCTCGTCGCTTACGGTAGACGCGTGAGTGCCCCCGAGAGTGCCAAAGACAGCGCCTGGCCCGCGATCTTGACGTGGCGGGGCCACAATCTGCCGCGAATGGAATCGGTGCGGGTTCAACTGTCCGGGAACCGCATCAAGGCCTACGGCCGGATCGTGTCGGCCGCGACGCCGTCGACCCCGGCCTTCGGCGCCTCCTACGACCTGGTGACCGACGAGTCGGGGGCCACCAAGCGCCTGTCGATGACGGTGACGTTGGCCGAGCGTGAGCGCCAGCTGTCTATCGCGCGCGACGAGGAGAACATGTGGCTGGTGCAGGATCACACCGGCCAGACATCGCGGGCGGCGTTCGACGGCGCCCTCGATGTGGACGTGGTGTTCAGCCCGTTCTTCAACTCGCTGCCGATCCGCCGCACCGGGTTGCACCGGCGCAAGGACTCGGTGACGTTGCCGGTGGTCTACGTGTGGTTGCCGGAGCTCACCGTCGAACCCGTCACCATCGGGTATGCCAGCGCCGCCAGCGGTATCAAGCTGCAGTCGCCGGTGAGTCAGACCACGATCACCGTCGACGACGAGGGTTTCCCTATCGACTATCCGGGCCTGGCAGCGCGGATCTGATCACCCAGCCGGCGCGGCCGGCGGCGGCGAGTTGGTCTCGCCAGTTCTGCTCGCCGACCGCGATGCCGACGATGTTCGGGCGGGTGAAGCTGTCGTAGCTGACCCGCGCGGCGTGGCCGGCTTCCACCAGTTCTCCGACGGAGTCGTGTTCGGCCAGCGTGCGCCGCGCCGCGGTGAGCAACTCGATGGTCTGGTCCAGCAGCGGAATCAGCTCGGTGCTGTTGGCCTCACACATGGCGCGGACCAGATCCGGTGCCGTGGCCGCGACCCGGGTGCCGTCGCGGAACGAGCCCGCGGCCAACGCGAAGGCCAGCGGCACCCGGGACGCGGTGATGGCCAGCGCCTCGGCGGCCAAATGGGGCAGATGTGAGATGGCCGCGGCCGCGGCGTCGTGTTCGTCGGAACGCGCCGGCACCACGAACGATCCGCAGTCCAGCGCCAATCCCAGCACCTCGGTCCACGCCTGCGGGTCGACGTGGTCGTCGACCGTGACCACCCACGGCGTGTCCACGAACAGTTGGGCGTCGCCCGCGGCCCAACCGGAGTGCGCGGTGCCGGTCATGGGATGCCCGCCCACGTAGCGGGTCAGCAGGCCGGCGTCCCGGACGGCGTCGAGGACCGCGGATTTGACGCTGATGACGTCGGTCAGCGCATTGTCGGGGGCGGCCGCGGCGACGTGCGTCAGCATCGTGGGCAGCGCCGGCATCGGAACCGCGACGACGATCAGGGCGCCGGTCTCGGCCGCGCGCAACAACGTGGCGTCGAGGTCGTCGGAGGCGTCGAAGCCGTCGGCCTGCGCGCCCTGGACGCCCTCGATCGAACGGTTGTAGCCGAACGCCGGACGGCCCGCGTTGGTCGCCGCGCGCAGCACCGAACCCCCGATGAGGCCGAGGCCGAGCACGCACACCGGTGTCGCTGTCACGTAGTCCAGATTGGCATACCGCGGGGCCCGGCACCGACTGCCTGGTCAACCGGTACGTCTGGGACTACCGTTAGCCCGCATGGGACCCCAGCGGTCGAAGCAGGACGTATCCACCGAGGCCGCCACCCCCGACGGGTTCGGGGTGGCGGTGGTCTACGAGGACGGTAAATGGCGATGCACGGCGCTGCGGTCGAAGGCCTGGATCAGCCTGACCGCGGCCGAGACCGCGCTGCGTGAGCTGCGCGCCGCCGGGGCGGTGTTCGGGCTGCTCGACATCGACGACGAGTTCTTCATCATCGTGCGGCCCGCCCCCGGTGGGACCCGGCTGCTGTTGTCGGATGCGACGGCGGCACTCGACTACGACATCGCCGGCGAGGCGCTGGACACCCTGGATGCCGATATCGACGACGACGACCTCGAGGACTGCGACCCGTTCGGCGCCGGGGACCTGGGGGTGCTGTCGGATCTCGGGCTGCACGACGACGTGCTGGGCGCGATCCTGGCCGAGACCGACATGTACGCCGACGAGCAGCTGACCAGCATCGCGCGCGAGATGGGTTTCGCCGACGAGCTGTCGGCGGTGCTGGACCAACTCGATCGGTGAGTGCGCTCTCCGACGACGAGACGCTGATCCGGTCGGCGCTGGCCGCGGCCCGGGAGGCGGGCCCGCGCGACGTGCCGATCGGTGCCGTCGTGTTCTCGGCGTCCGGTGTGGAGCTGGCCCGCGCCGCCAACGCCCGCGAGGCGCTCGGTGATCCGACGGCCCACGCCGAGATCCTGGCGCTGCGCGCGGCCGCCGGCGTCCTCGGCGATGGCTGGCGGTTGGAGGGCGCGACCCTGGCGGTGACGGTGGAGCCGTGCACGATGTGCGCCGGCGCCCTGGTGATGGCGCGGGTCGCCCGGGTGGTGTTCGGCGCGTGGGAACCCAAGACCGGCGCGGTGGGCTCGCTGTGGGATGTGGTGCGCGATCGCCGGTTGACGCACCGCCCGCAGGTCCGCGGCGGGGTGCTGGCCGCCGAATGCGCGGCCCCCCTCGAGGACTTCTTCGCCCGCCAGCGCTGAGCCCCCACACCGCCAGCGCTGCCCCCCATACCGCGAGCCCCCATACCGCGAGCGTGCGTGTTCCCGGCCGACACGCCGGACTTTTTTCGTAGTCTGCGCACCCCCGTCATACACCGCTGCGCTCCCGCAATTAGGGCCTGCGGACCCCGACCGGTAAAGTGCCTCCCGGTGGCGTGTCCGAGCGGCCTAAGGAGCACGCCTCGAAAGCGTGTGTGGAGTAACCCTCCACCGTGGGTTCAAATCCCACCGCCACCGCCATAGCACTCCAAGCGCCCAGCATTTCGGTTAGCCCCGACGCGCTGGGCGTTTTTTCGTCGGCACGACACGCCACAGCGTCTGCGAACGACAACGCCGCGGTTGACAGCGCTCACTGCCGCGTTTGACCTAAGGCTGAGCTGAGCGCCTCGAAGAAGTACTCGATTTCAAGGGCAATGTCGCGGAACCTCGATTAAGCCAGGCCGGTGGTGGCCCGCCACGCGCGGACTCAGCTCTCCGCCGCCTTGATGCGATCAGTGAGGTCGACTGGCGCAGTCCACACAAACTCGCGCCCGATCTTGTCTCGCTCCAAGAGCATTCGGTCCTGCAATTCATAGAGATCGTTCCTCGCAGCCTGCTCCGAAACCCCGTGGCTCTTCGCGTGTGACTTGACGGTGTAGTACTCACCTGGGTGCTTGATCGCGAACTCCAGAAGCGAAACCTGTCGATAGTTGAAATTTCCGGCCGTGGGCGACAGGAGCTTTCGGGTGCTCTGGAGCTCTTCCGACTTGCGTGCCAAGTACTTGTCGAGATCGTTGAGTGCGCGCTGGATGACCTTGAGTTGGTAGATCAAGAAGTAGGTCATGTCGCCACGGTCCTGCTCAGTGAAAATGAACGATCGTGTGTACTTCGCGGGCGCCTGCTTCAAGATCCGCGAGATCGTCAAGAACTCAGAAAGCCAGTACCCTTGTTTCAGCATGCTCCAGTAGAAAAGCGCGCGTGCAGTGCGGCCATTGCCATCTTCGAAATAGTGGTCATATCCCACCATGAAATGGATTGCCAACGCGCGGACCACCGGCGGAACGTACACACCCTGACCGTCTTTCCCATTTGCGAAGTCGCATAGTTCTTGAAGTCGAGCGGGCAACTCCCCGACGGGCGGCGGTGTATGCAACACGTTGCCTTCGCCGTCGAAAACCTTCACCCTGTCATCGGGATCCGGGTTCGTCTGGATCTTCCCGGCGCTTTCGGGGGCGTCCAAGGTGTTGTAGGTGACAATCTCGTGCAGTTGGCAGATCGCGCCTGGCGTGAAGTCGACATTCCGGTTGGCGCTGACATGCTGCATCGCGAGGTAGTTGTTCATGATCATCTGCTCGCTGCGGGTAGTCGGCTTCCGGTCGTGGCGGATCATTTCCTTTGCCCGCTTGCGACTTGTGGACGCTCCTTCGAGTTGGCTGCTGGTGATCGCTTCCTCGATGAGTGAATTGATGACGTAACGGTCCTTGGTAGCCGCGTTAGTGACCTGCTCAGGAACGGCAATCTGTCCACTGGCTCGTTGCGTGACCTCATCAAGCAGTCGCAGTACCTCGTCTGGCAGGGCATAGCTGAAATTGCCCTCACTATCCAACATCCTGAGCGGAAGAGCACGCTTGATGCTGTTGCGTGCCATTCTCGTGGCCAGCCACCACTCCTCAGTCGTAACTCCCTCTGGAGGCTTGCGGTAGCGGAGTTCGTCCCAGGGAAGATACGGGTCCGTCGAGACATTGACCTCCTCGAACATGACCTTCATTAGTCGGTGTCCGCCCACGACTCTGAGAATGCTCTCGTCGGTGGGTGGCGGCATCGGCTTCTTCATAGCGGACCTCCCCTGGCGGTCTGAGCAAAAGTACACATAAAGTCAAATAAAATCAAAGCTTGACTTTCCTGCCACCTCGAGTTGGGTGTCGCTCAACTTAGCGCGGGCATCGGAGCGGCATCAGTGCAGCTACGGTTGCGGCAACCCCAGTCTAACTTCAAAGTTTGGAGTAATTTGACGATACGTTGACGTTTGAGGATGCACCACAAGATCGAAATGAAGCATGCGCTAGCTAACCTGGACCTCAGGTTGGAAGCACCCCGTGAGGAGTGGCCATCGAGGGATCTGTCGATGACGGGCTGGGTTAGATGGGACCACAGCCCCTGCGAGACACCCCCGACCAACATCGCGTAGCCGATTACGCGTGGCCTGCCCGCGCGCGCGGACCAGCATCGGTGCTGCGCTGATCGGCGCAGCACGGACTATCACCAACAGGAGCGCGCGATGTCTCAACTCATCGAAGCAACCGGCAGGTCCTCGGATACCCAGTACGAGTCGGTGGGCGTGATCGCGCCGCCGACGGTCCAACCATCGCCGGAATCCGCGACCGAGTACGAGTCGCCGAACGGGCTGGAACTCAACAACCCGACGCCCGACGAGGAATCGTCCGGCGCAACGGCGCTGTCGGTGGGGGAGGATGCCGAGATCGAATTCGGGTCGCCCGCAAAATCCGGCCCCGGCTTCGGCGCCGCGGTCGAGGTGTTGCCGGACGCCATCCTCGGGAGCTATCCCGAACTCACGGATGTCGCTGGCACACACGGTCGCCGCCGACCTCCGGTCCGACGAGGGCGAGCAGACCCTCGTTGTCCGGTGAGTGCGGGCGGCGCGACCTACCAGATGACGGCGATACCGGCCGCGGTCAGCACCAAAGCGCCCACCGCGTAGAACATCCCGCGCGGCACGGCCTGCCCCGTGCGTTTCTGCCGGGCAGCGCCCATCCCGATCAGCCCGCCGATCACCACCAGCAGTACCAGCTTGATGCCGAGCTTCGGATAGTTCAGGTCGATGCCCGCGGGCCACGGCGCCGCCAGCGCCGCCCCGGTGAGCAGCGACACCAGCAATCCGTAGTCCATCACCCGGCTGACCCGGAATTGCTTGGAGACCAACTCGGTGACCCAGGCGCCGAAGAGCGTCGCGAAGCCGATCAGATGAACCAACACAACGACGTCGCGTAGTACTTGCACGTGCCGATCTTAAACGGCCGCGCCACCCTTGCCCTGATTACGTTACGTACTGTAAAGATAATCGCGTGTCCGTCGACGAGGCCGCCGC from Mycolicibacterium sp. MU0053 includes:
- a CDS encoding prephenate dehydrogenase; translation: MCVLGLGLIGGSVLRAATNAGRPAFGYNRSIEGVQGAQADGFDASDDLDATLLRAAETGALIVVAVPMPALPTMLTHVAAAAPDNALTDVISVKSAVLDAVRDAGLLTRYVGGHPMTGTAHSGWAAGDAQLFVDTPWVVTVDDHVDPQAWTEVLGLALDCGSFVVPARSDEHDAAAAAISHLPHLAAEALAITASRVPLAFALAAGSFRDGTRVAATAPDLVRAMCEANSTELIPLLDQTIELLTAARRTLAEHDSVGELVEAGHAARVSYDSFTRPNIVGIAVGEQNWRDQLAAAGRAGWVIRSALPGPDSR
- a CDS encoding putative glycolipid-binding domain-containing protein produces the protein MSAPESAKDSAWPAILTWRGHNLPRMESVRVQLSGNRIKAYGRIVSAATPSTPAFGASYDLVTDESGATKRLSMTVTLAERERQLSIARDEENMWLVQDHTGQTSRAAFDGALDVDVVFSPFFNSLPIRRTGLHRRKDSVTLPVVYVWLPELTVEPVTIGYASAASGIKLQSPVSQTTITVDDEGFPIDYPGLAARI
- a CDS encoding Fic family protein gives rise to the protein MKKPMPPPTDESILRVVGGHRLMKVMFEEVNVSTDPYLPWDELRYRKPPEGVTTEEWWLATRMARNSIKRALPLRMLDSEGNFSYALPDEVLRLLDEVTQRASGQIAVPEQVTNAATKDRYVINSLIEEAITSSQLEGASTSRKRAKEMIRHDRKPTTRSEQMIMNNYLAMQHVSANRNVDFTPGAICQLHEIVTYNTLDAPESAGKIQTNPDPDDRVKVFDGEGNVLHTPPPVGELPARLQELCDFANGKDGQGVYVPPVVRALAIHFMVGYDHYFEDGNGRTARALFYWSMLKQGYWLSEFLTISRILKQAPAKYTRSFIFTEQDRGDMTYFLIYQLKVIQRALNDLDKYLARKSEELQSTRKLLSPTAGNFNYRQVSLLEFAIKHPGEYYTVKSHAKSHGVSEQAARNDLYELQDRMLLERDKIGREFVWTAPVDLTDRIKAAES
- a CDS encoding ABC transporter permease, with amino-acid sequence MRYLLAHLDTAWALTVVHLRLSLVPIVFGLLIAVPIGALVQRTTTWRRLTTITASIVFTIPSLALFVVLPLVIPTRILDEANVIVALTLYTAALLVRAVPEALDAVPDHIRDAATAVGYRRRTQLLKVELPLAIPVLVASLRVVAVTNISMVSVGSVIGIGGLGTWFTEGYQADKSDQIIAGIIAIFVLAVVIDALIMLLGRAITPWVRATRAPRRRVMAASGGSG
- a CDS encoding nucleoside deaminase, giving the protein MSALSDDETLIRSALAAAREAGPRDVPIGAVVFSASGVELARAANAREALGDPTAHAEILALRAAAGVLGDGWRLEGATLAVTVEPCTMCAGALVMARVARVVFGAWEPKTGAVGSLWDVVRDRRLTHRPQVRGGVLAAECAAPLEDFFARQR
- a CDS encoding Fe-S protein translates to MQVLRDVVVLVHLIGFATLFGAWVTELVSKQFRVSRVMDYGLLVSLLTGAALAAPWPAGIDLNYPKLGIKLVLLVVIGGLIGMGAARQKRTGQAVPRGMFYAVGALVLTAAGIAVIW
- a CDS encoding tRNA adenosine deaminase-associated protein; translation: MGPQRSKQDVSTEAATPDGFGVAVVYEDGKWRCTALRSKAWISLTAAETALRELRAAGAVFGLLDIDDEFFIIVRPAPGGTRLLLSDATAALDYDIAGEALDTLDADIDDDDLEDCDPFGAGDLGVLSDLGLHDDVLGAILAETDMYADEQLTSIAREMGFADELSAVLDQLDR
- a CDS encoding ABC transporter ATP-binding protein; translation: MITFEDVTKRYPDGTVAVDRLTLRVPTGTLAAFVGPSGCGKTTSMRMINRMIEPTSGTLTVDGRDVATVDPVKLRLGIGYVIQSAGLMPHQRVIDNVATVPVLRGQSRRKARQQAYGVLERVGLDPKLASRYPAQLSGGQQQRVGVARALAADPPILLMDEPFSAVDPVVRDELQAEIRRLQDELRKTIVFVTHDIDEALKLGDQVAVFGRGGVLQQYDPPERLLSNPANDFVAGFVGADRGYRGLQFFAATGLPLHDIRRVDEDGTAALELAPGEWALVTKPDDTPYAWIDAAGVALRRAGKSLYDSTIAGGSLFRPGGSLRQALDAALSAPSGLGVAVGDDGRVLGGVRAEDVLAALAEQRRHREPRQD
- a CDS encoding ABC transporter permease, which codes for MNFLSEALSFIFTAANWAGPAGMTARTLEHLHYTVLALLFSVLIAVPLGMLIGHTGRGTFLVVTGVNALRALPTLGVLLLGVLLWGLGLVPPTVALMLLGIPPLLAGTYAGIANVDAGVVDAARAMGMTESRVLLRVETPIALPLILSGLRTATLQIVATATVAAYASLGGLGRYLIDGIKVRQFHIALVGALLVTALALILDAACALAVWLSVPGSGRLGRWGGRMPQPLLSDEVALESGRRPGLVADRATKPRPRRLR